One Prunus dulcis chromosome 8, ALMONDv2, whole genome shotgun sequence DNA window includes the following coding sequences:
- the LOC117638326 gene encoding uncharacterized protein LOC117638326 codes for MSAQLNASSSLANSRSPSPKSDSRWGNRSIVEPSVVRKGRFTFRMDRNETKVSTTALDYSVQSHYETFCLVGKIFGVPVNSRVIRHILKSEWKNMQGEVTVDHIGRDWYKVEFTAEEDVVYVLENRPWFVLGQIFALQRWTPDFSPFHAIVTSIVGWVRIPFLPLHCKDPEVLHDLVSIRGDPIGVDLQSTEGKQSMFVRVRMVLDLTRPLKRCLVLGKYPQETKIFVSYDALFAICFYCSQKMEWVHECPIKISNKSFLQVERLDNEPNVLPRALVLGVEEQEKLAEDVTLVFPQPITVDSFYADKNSDYGEKMPTKTQDPEWTVVANRKEEGGSLAAGAKGQGSGLSSKGHGKAVMTASAQSQEGSSAFTAFAYKSPKKRARDEDVVKEDSLPSVGINGESLREADTSVPSGVRAEAIAQRLGFAGSFCIPALEYHERFIHCHLHDIIENKHWKATFIYAYPQKHKQKQLWNDILDLKPGRSDAWLLMGDFNNICTSGKKIGGSAIAPAVLAEFNDFINLCEVISLSATGVPFTWCNGHKDASVIYERLDRVLVNPNWLNLYPNCVLQNLPIIRSDHGPISLSCTTKNKSNNSRSFKFEAMWLSHPDFPRIFNQAWNVGYLGNASQQVHTCFQTFQHLLKKWNREEEVFYAQKARSNWLNLGDKNMKYFHTQALIRRKRNQILKLKDCSGIWVEGESLNHLLVDAFKKRFTASNVPSLRAIKNYTEIIQPCISASDNDRLLAPVYEEELFEAIKSIGALKAPGPDGVHAIFYQNFWDQTKHPLKSLVDDFFNHTTCL; via the exons ATGAGTGCTCAACTCAATGCCAGTTCTTCTCTTGCAAATTCCCGCAGTCCAAGCCCTAAGTCTGATTCCCGCTGGGGAAATAGGTCCATTGTGGAGCCTAGTGTTGTCCGTAAGGGCAGATTTACCTTTAGAATGGACAGAAATGAAACCAAAGTGTCCACTACTGCCTTAGATTACTCTGTCCAAAGCCATTATGAGACTTTCTGTTTAGTTGGAAAGATCTTTGGTGTCCCTGTGAACAGTAGGGTCATTAGGCACATACTGAAGAGTGAGTGGAAAAACATGCAGGGCGAGGTTACAGTTGACCATATTGGTCGTGACTGGTACAAGGTGGAGTTTACTGCTGAAGAAGATGTTGTCTATGTGCTGGAGAACAGACCCTGGTTTGTTCTGGGCCAGATTTTTGCTCTCCAACGCTGGACTCCAGACTTTTCTCCCTTCCATGCCATTGTCACATCCATTGTTGGCTGGGTCAGAATTCCATTTCTGCCTCTTCACTGCAAAGACCCTGAAGTCCTTCATGATCTAGTCTCTATTCGTGGAGACCCGATTGGGGTTGACTTGCAATCCACTGAGGGAAAGCAGAGTATGTTTGTCCGAGTCCGCATGGTTCTGGATCTAACTAGGCCGTTGAAACGCTGTCTAGTTTTGGGGAAGTATCCTCAAGAAACCAAGATTTTTGTAAGCTATGATGCTCTATTTGCTATTTGCTTCTACTGCAGCCAAAAGATGGAATGGGTTCATGAGTGCCctataaaaatttcaaacaagaGCTTTCTTCAAGTGGAACGTTTGGATAATGAGCCTAACGTGCTTCCGAGGGCTTTAGTGCTTGGGGTAGAGGAGCAGGAAAAATTAGCTGAAGATGTTACCTTGGTGTTCCCACAGCCTATCACTGTGGACTCCTTTTATGCTGACAAAAACTCTGATTATGGGGAGAAAATGCCTACCAAGACTCAAGACCCAGAGTGGACCGTGGTGGCTAACCGCAAAG AAGAAGGTGGCTCTCTTGCTGCTGGGGCTAAGGGTCAGGGCTCGGGTCTGAGTAGCAAAGGGCATGGTAAAGCTGTCATGACAGCTTCTGCTCAATCTCAAGAAGGCAGCAGCGCCTTTACTGCGTTTGCTTACAAAAGCCCTAAGAAAAGGGCTCGTGATGAAGATGTTGTGAAGGAAGACTCCTTGCCTAGTGTTGGAATCAATGGAGAATCTTTGAGGGAGGCTGATACCTCTGTTC CCTCTGGGGTCCGTGCTGAGGCTATTGCCCAGAGGCTTGGTTTTGCTGGTTCATTTTGTATCCCTGCCTTAG AGTATCATGAGCGTTTTATACACTGCCATCTGCATGatattattgaaaataaacATTGGAAAGCTACTTTTATCTATGCCTATccacaaaaacataaacaaaaacaactttgGAATGATATTCTTGACCTTAAACCTGGGAGGTCTGATGCATGGTTGCTTATGGGTGATTTTAACAACATTTGCACCTCTGGTAAGAAAATAGGTGGTTCTGCCATTGCCCCTGCTGTTTTGGCTGAATtcaatgattttataaatctttgtgaagttatatccCTTAGCGCTACTGGCGTTCCTTTTACTTGGTGTAATGGTCATAAAGATGCCTCTGTTATTTATGAGAGACTTGATCGTGTTTTGGTTAACCCCAATTGGCTAAATCTGTACCCAAATTGTGTACTCCAGAATCTGCCAATCATTAGATCGGACCATGGTCCCATTTCCCTTTCCTGCACCACAAAAAACAAGAGCAACAACTCTAGGAGCTTTAAGTTTGAAGCTATGTGGTTATCCCATCCGGATTTTCCTAGAATTTTCAACCAAGCCTGGAACGTGGGTTATCTTGGCAATGCTTCTCAGCAAGTTCACACATGCTTTCAAACCTTTCAACATCTGCTCAAAAAGTGGAATCGTGAG GAGGAGGTTTTTTACGCTCAGAAAGCTAGATCCAATTGGCTGAACTTAGGTGATAAGAATATGAAATACTTCCACACCCAAGCCTTGATTAGAAGAAAGAGGAACCAAATTTTAAAGCTCAAGGATTGTAGTGGCATTTGGGTGGAGGGAGAGAGCCTTAATCATTTGCTTGTGGATGCTTTTAAGAAGAGATTTACGGCATCTAATGTTCCAAGTTTGAGGGCGATTAAAAACTACACAGAAATTATCCAACCTTGTATTAGTGCGTCTGATAATGATAGACTCTTAGCCCCTGTTTATGAAGAAGAGCTTTTTGAGGCTATCAAGAGTATTGGTGCCCTTAAAGCTCCGGGCCCGGATGGTGTTCATGCCATCTTTTACCAAAATTTCTGGGATCAGACTAAGCACCCATTAAAAAGCTTGGtggatgatttttttaatcacacaACTTGTCTTTAA
- the LOC117637165 gene encoding protein SENSITIVE TO PROTON RHIZOTOXICITY 1: MDHKEKLCADAWENPSSGNDLTSKISSDCPPFANFKPQLHQQKWEDASILDYGGIRIEPSFQEFNQPSETQTSLPCNSNNDTKMADREDGRMCETPQANKSQNWDPRTMLNNLSFLEQKIHQLQDLVHLIVGRRGQVLGRPDELVAQQQQLITADLTSIIAQLISTAGSLLPSVKHTLSTTTPSIGQFGQFGGSFVPSGVGTDASVKLQNSNGSKLADQSNQTDLISNYGTEQNYSVEEHESKDEEDADEGENLPPGSYEILQLEKEEILAPHTHFCAICGKGFKRDANLRMHMRGHGDEYKTPAALAKPNKESSSEPTLIKRYSCPYAGCKRNKDHKKFQPLKTILCVKNHYKRTHCDKSYTCSRCNTKKFSVIADLKTHEKHCGKDKWLCSCGTTFSRKDKLFGHIALFQGHTPAIPLDETKGTQGPTDHGEGSEASNRVGNINFSFGSTAPGGGGVVQNLMDVKESIDDPTSYFSPLNFETCNFDGFHEFPRPPFEDSESSFSFLMPGSCNYTHKTGGEPNSNNLE, from the coding sequence ATGGATCATAAAGAAAAGTTATGTGCAGATGCCTGGGAAAATCCTTCCTCTGGGAATGATTTAACAAGTAAGATTTCCTCAGATTGTCCTCCTTTTGCCAATTTCAAACCACAGCTCCATCAGCAGAAGTGGGAAGATGCCTCTATTTTAGATTATGGTGGCATCAGGATTGAACCATCCTTCCAGGAATTCAACCAGCCTTCTGAAACTCAAACATCCCTTCCTTGCAACTCCAATAATGATACAAAAATGGCAGATCGAGAAGATGGTCGGATGTGTGAGACACCCCAGGCCAATAAAAGTCAAAATTGGGATCCAAGAACAATGCTGAACAATCTCTCTTTCTTGGAGCAAAAGATCCACCAGCTCCAGGACTTAGTACATTTGATTGTCGGCCGGAGAGGTCAAGTTCTAGGACGACCAGATGAACTTGTAGCTCAGCAACAGCAGCTCATAACCGCTGATCTAACTTCAATTATTGCTCAGTTGATCTCTACTGCAGGTAGTCTTCTACCATCCGTGAAGCATACACTTTCCACCACGACACCTTCTATTGGACAGTTTGGGCAGTTTGGTGGGTCGTTTGTTCCTTCTGGAGTAGGAACTGATGCTTCTGTGAAGCTGCAAAATAGTAATGGAAGCAAATTAGCTGATCAATCCAACCAGACTGATCTAATCAGTAATTATGGGACTGAGCAAAACTACAGCGTTGAAGAACACGAATCAAAAGACGAAGAAGATGCTGATGAAGGTGAGAACCTTCCACCTGGCAGCTATGAAATTTTACAGttagagaaagaagaaatccTTGCACCTCACACTCACTTCTGTGCAATATGTGGAAAGGGATTCAAGAGGGATGCAAATTTAAGGATGCACATGAGAGGTCATGGAGATGAGTACAAAACCCCAGCAGCACTTGCGAAGCCCAACAAAGAATCTAGCTCTGAACCAACACTTATCAAAAGGTATTCCTGCCCTTATGCTGGCTGCAAGCGGAACAAGGATCACAAAAAGTTTCAGCCATTGAAGACTATTTTATGTGTCAAAAATCACTACAAGAGAACCCACTGTGACAAAAGTTACACTTGCAGCAGATGCAACACCAAGAAGTTCTCTGTTATCGCAGATCTTAAAACTCATGAGAAGCATTGTGGTAAGGACAAGTGGCTTTGTTCTTGTGGCACTACCTTCTCAAGGAAAGACAAGCTTTTTGGGCATATTGCCCTTTTTCAAGGCCACACTCCTGCCATACCCCTTGATGAAACGAAAGGAACTCAAGGGCCAACCGACCATGGGGAAGGCAGTGAAGCATCAAACAGAGTTGGAAATATAAACTTCAGTTTTGGCTCCACTGCTCCTGGTGGGGGTGGTGTGGTTCAAAATCTCATGGATGTGAAAGAAAGTATCGACGATCCTACTAGTTATTTCTCACCACTGAATTTCGAAACATGTAATTTTGATGGGTTTCATGAGTTCCCTCGACCCCCATTTGAGGATTCAGAGAGTTCATTCTCTTTTCTCATGCCGGGGTCTTGTAATTACACTCACAAAACTGGAGGCGAGCCAAATTCGAATAATCTGGAGTGA